The Rhinopithecus roxellana isolate Shanxi Qingling chromosome 13, ASM756505v1, whole genome shotgun sequence genome contains a region encoding:
- the MAPK11 gene encoding mitogen-activated protein kinase 11, with the protein MSGPSAGFYRQELNKTVWEVPQRLQGLRPVGSGAYGSVCSAYDARLRQKVAVKKLSRPFQSLIHARRTYRELRLLKHLKHENVIGLLDVFTPATSIEDFSEVYLVTTLMGADLNNIVKCQALSDEHVQFLVYQLLRGLKYIHSAGIIHRDLKPSNVAVNEDCELRILDFGLARQADEEMTGYVATRWYRAPEIMLNWMHYNQTVDIWSVGCIMAELLQGKALFPGSDYIDQLKRIMEVVGTPSPEVLAKISSEHARTYIQSLPPMPQKDLSSIFHGANPLAIDLLGRMLVLDSDQRVSAAEALAHAYFSQYHDPEDEPEAEPYDESVEAKERTLEEWKELTYQEVLSFKPPEPPKPPGSLEIEQ; encoded by the exons ATGTCGGGCCCTAGCGCCGGCTTCTACCGGCAGGAGCTGAACAAGACCGTGTGGGAGGTGCCGCAGCGGCTGCAGGGGCTGCGCCCGGTGGGCTCGGGCGCCTACGGCTCCGTCTG TTCGGCCTACGACGCGCGGCTGCGCCAGAAGGTGGCGGTGAAGAAGCTGTCGCGCCCCTTCCAGTCGCTGATCCACGCGCGCAGGACGTACCGGGAGCTGCGGCTGCTCAAGCACCTGAAGCACGAGAAC GTCATCGGGCTTCTGGACGTCTTCACGCCGGCCACGTCTATCGAGGACTTCAGCGAAGT GTACTTGGTGACCACCCTCATGGGCGCCGACCTGAACAACATCGTCAAGTGCCAGGCGCTGAGCGACGAGCACGTTCAGTTCCTGGTTTACCAACTGCTGCGCGGGCTAAAG TACATCCACTCGGCGGGGATCATCCACCGG GACCTGAAGCCCAGCAACGTGGCTGTGAACGAGGACTGTGAGCTCAGG ATCCTGGACTTCGGGCTGGCGCGCCAGGCGGACGAGGAGATGACCGGCTATGTGGCCACGCGCTGGTACCGGGCACCTGAGATCATGCTAAACTGGATGCATTACAACCAGACAG TGGACATCTGGTCCGTGGGCTGCATCATGGCTGAGCTGCTCCAGGGCAAGGCCCTCTTCCCGGGAAGCGACT ACATTGACCAGCTGAAGCGCATCATGGAAGTGGTGGGCACACCCAGCCCCGAGGTTCTGGCAAAGATCTCCTCAGAACAC GCCCGGACATATATCCAGTCCCTGCCCCCCATGCCCCAGAAGGACCTGAGCAGCATCTTCCATGGAGCCAACCCCCTGG CCATAGACCTCCTTGGAAGGATGCTGGTGCTGGACAGTGACCAGAGGGTCAGTGCCGCCGAGGCACTGGCCCACGCCTACTTCAGCCAGTACCACGACCCTGAGGATGAGCCAGAGGCCGAGCCGTATGATGAGAGCGTTGAGGCCAAGGAGCGCACGCTGGAGGAGTGGAAGG AGCTCACCTACCAGGAAGTCCTCAGCTTCAAGCCCCCAGAGCCACCGAAGCCACCTGGCAGCCTGGAGATTGAGCAGTGA
- the MAPK12 gene encoding mitogen-activated protein kinase 12 isoform X3 yields MARCARPWTAAPAPRWPSRSCIGPSSPSCSPSAPTASCACSNTCVTRTYLVMPFMGTDLGKLMKHEKLGEDRIQFLVYQMLKGLRYIHAAGIIHRVSPGGGASHQPSPSAIPCLHVLPDLKPGNLAVNEDCELKILDFGLARQADSEMTGYVVTRWYRAPEVILNWMRYTQTVDIWSVGCIMAEMITGKTLFKGSDHLDQLKEIMKVTGTPPAEFVQRLQSDEAKNYMKGLPELEKKDFASILTNASPLAVNLLEKMLVLDAEQRVTAAEALAHPYFESLHDTEDEPQVQKYDDSFDDVDRTLDEWKRVTYKEVLSFKPPRQLGARVSKETAL; encoded by the exons ATGGCGCGGTGTG CTCGGCCGTGGACAGCCGCACCGGCGCCAAGGTGGCCATCAAGAAGCTGTATCGGCCCTTCCAGTCCGAGCTGTTCGCCAAGCGCGCCTACCGCGAGCTGCGCCTGCTCAAACACATGCGTCACGAGAAC TTACCTGGTGATGCCATTCATGGGCACCGACCTGGGCAAGCTCATGAAACATGAGAAGCTGGGCGAGGACCGGATCCAGTTCCTCGTGTACCAGATGCTGAAGGGGTTGAGG TATATCCATGCTGCCGGCATCATCCACAGAGTGAGTCCTGGTGGAGGAGCCAGCCATCAGCCCTCCCCCAGCGCAATCCCCTGCCTCCACGTCCTACCT GACCTGAAGCCTGGCAACCTGGCTGTGAACGAAGACTGTGAGCTGAAG ATCCTGGACTTTGGCCTGGCCAGGCAGGCAGACAGTGAGATGACTGGGTATGTGGTGACCCGGTGGTACCGGGCACCCGAGGTCATCTTGAATTGGATGCGCTACACGCAGACGG TGGACATCTGGTCTGTGGGCTGCATCATGGCGGAGATGATCACAGGCAAGACGCTGTTCAAGGGCAGCGACC ACCTGGACCAGCTGAAGGAGATCATGAAGGTGACAGGGACGCCTCCAGCTGAGTTTGTGCAGCGGCTGCAGAGTGATGAG GCCAAGAACTACATGAAGGGCCTCCCCGAGTTGGAGAAGAAGGATTTTGCCTCCATCCTGACCAATGCAAGCCCTCTGG CTGTGAACCTCCTGGAGAAGATGCTGGTGCTGGATGCGGAGCAGCGGGTGACAGCAGCCGAGGCACTGGCCCATCCCTACTTCGAGTCCCTGCACGACACAGAAGATGAGCCCCAGGTCCAGAAGTATGACGACTCCTTTGATGACGTGGACCGCACGCTGGATGAATGGAAGC
- the MAPK12 gene encoding mitogen-activated protein kinase 12 isoform X2, giving the protein MSSPPPARSGFYRQEVTKTAWEVRAVYRDLQPVGSGAYGAVCSAVDSRTGAKVAIKKLYRPFQSELFAKRAYRELRLLKHMRHENVIGLLDVFTPDETLDDFTDFYLVMPFMGTDLGKLMKHEKLGEDRIQFLVYQMLKGLRYIHAAGIIHRDLKPGNLAVNEDCELKILDFGLARQADSEMTGYVVTRWYRAPEVILNWMRYTQTVDIWSVGCIMAEMITGKTLFKGSDHLDQLKEIMKVTGTPPAEFVQRLQSDEAKNYMKGLPELEKKDFASILTNASPLAVNLLEKMLVLDAEQRVTAAEALAHPYFESLHDTEDEPQVQKYDDSFDDVDRTLDEWKRVTYKEVLSFKPPRQLGARVSKETAL; this is encoded by the exons ATGAGCTCTCCGCCGCCTGCCCGCAGTGGCTTTTACCGCCAGGAGGTGACCAAGACGGCCTGGGAGGTGCGCGCCGTGTACCGGGACCTGCAGCCGGTGGGCTCGGGCGCCTATGGCGCGGTGTG CTCGGCCGTGGACAGCCGCACCGGCGCCAAGGTGGCCATCAAGAAGCTGTATCGGCCCTTCCAGTCCGAGCTGTTCGCCAAGCGCGCCTACCGCGAGCTGCGCCTGCTCAAACACATGCGTCACGAGAAC GTGATTGGGCTGCTGGACGTATTCACTCCTGATGAGACCCTGGATGACTTCACAGACTT TTACCTGGTGATGCCATTCATGGGCACCGACCTGGGCAAGCTCATGAAACATGAGAAGCTGGGCGAGGACCGGATCCAGTTCCTCGTGTACCAGATGCTGAAGGGGTTGAGG TATATCCATGCTGCCGGCATCATCCACAGA GACCTGAAGCCTGGCAACCTGGCTGTGAACGAAGACTGTGAGCTGAAG ATCCTGGACTTTGGCCTGGCCAGGCAGGCAGACAGTGAGATGACTGGGTATGTGGTGACCCGGTGGTACCGGGCACCCGAGGTCATCTTGAATTGGATGCGCTACACGCAGACGG TGGACATCTGGTCTGTGGGCTGCATCATGGCGGAGATGATCACAGGCAAGACGCTGTTCAAGGGCAGCGACC ACCTGGACCAGCTGAAGGAGATCATGAAGGTGACAGGGACGCCTCCAGCTGAGTTTGTGCAGCGGCTGCAGAGTGATGAG GCCAAGAACTACATGAAGGGCCTCCCCGAGTTGGAGAAGAAGGATTTTGCCTCCATCCTGACCAATGCAAGCCCTCTGG CTGTGAACCTCCTGGAGAAGATGCTGGTGCTGGATGCGGAGCAGCGGGTGACAGCAGCCGAGGCACTGGCCCATCCCTACTTCGAGTCCCTGCACGACACAGAAGATGAGCCCCAGGTCCAGAAGTATGACGACTCCTTTGATGACGTGGACCGCACGCTGGATGAATGGAAGC
- the MAPK12 gene encoding mitogen-activated protein kinase 12 isoform X1, with protein sequence MSSPPPARSGFYRQEVTKTAWEVRAVYRDLQPVGSGAYGAVCSAVDSRTGAKVAIKKLYRPFQSELFAKRAYRELRLLKHMRHENVIGLLDVFTPDETLDDFTDFYLVMPFMGTDLGKLMKHEKLGEDRIQFLVYQMLKGLRYIHAAGIIHRVSPGGGASHQPSPSAIPCLHVLPDLKPGNLAVNEDCELKILDFGLARQADSEMTGYVVTRWYRAPEVILNWMRYTQTVDIWSVGCIMAEMITGKTLFKGSDHLDQLKEIMKVTGTPPAEFVQRLQSDEAKNYMKGLPELEKKDFASILTNASPLAVNLLEKMLVLDAEQRVTAAEALAHPYFESLHDTEDEPQVQKYDDSFDDVDRTLDEWKRVTYKEVLSFKPPRQLGARVSKETAL encoded by the exons ATGAGCTCTCCGCCGCCTGCCCGCAGTGGCTTTTACCGCCAGGAGGTGACCAAGACGGCCTGGGAGGTGCGCGCCGTGTACCGGGACCTGCAGCCGGTGGGCTCGGGCGCCTATGGCGCGGTGTG CTCGGCCGTGGACAGCCGCACCGGCGCCAAGGTGGCCATCAAGAAGCTGTATCGGCCCTTCCAGTCCGAGCTGTTCGCCAAGCGCGCCTACCGCGAGCTGCGCCTGCTCAAACACATGCGTCACGAGAAC GTGATTGGGCTGCTGGACGTATTCACTCCTGATGAGACCCTGGATGACTTCACAGACTT TTACCTGGTGATGCCATTCATGGGCACCGACCTGGGCAAGCTCATGAAACATGAGAAGCTGGGCGAGGACCGGATCCAGTTCCTCGTGTACCAGATGCTGAAGGGGTTGAGG TATATCCATGCTGCCGGCATCATCCACAGAGTGAGTCCTGGTGGAGGAGCCAGCCATCAGCCCTCCCCCAGCGCAATCCCCTGCCTCCACGTCCTACCT GACCTGAAGCCTGGCAACCTGGCTGTGAACGAAGACTGTGAGCTGAAG ATCCTGGACTTTGGCCTGGCCAGGCAGGCAGACAGTGAGATGACTGGGTATGTGGTGACCCGGTGGTACCGGGCACCCGAGGTCATCTTGAATTGGATGCGCTACACGCAGACGG TGGACATCTGGTCTGTGGGCTGCATCATGGCGGAGATGATCACAGGCAAGACGCTGTTCAAGGGCAGCGACC ACCTGGACCAGCTGAAGGAGATCATGAAGGTGACAGGGACGCCTCCAGCTGAGTTTGTGCAGCGGCTGCAGAGTGATGAG GCCAAGAACTACATGAAGGGCCTCCCCGAGTTGGAGAAGAAGGATTTTGCCTCCATCCTGACCAATGCAAGCCCTCTGG CTGTGAACCTCCTGGAGAAGATGCTGGTGCTGGATGCGGAGCAGCGGGTGACAGCAGCCGAGGCACTGGCCCATCCCTACTTCGAGTCCCTGCACGACACAGAAGATGAGCCCCAGGTCCAGAAGTATGACGACTCCTTTGATGACGTGGACCGCACGCTGGATGAATGGAAGC
- the MAPK12 gene encoding mitogen-activated protein kinase 12 isoform X4, which yields MRHENVIGLLDVFTPDETLDDFTDFYLVMPFMGTDLGKLMKHEKLGEDRIQFLVYQMLKGLRYIHAAGIIHRVSPGGGASHQPSPSAIPCLHVLPDLKPGNLAVNEDCELKILDFGLARQADSEMTGYVVTRWYRAPEVILNWMRYTQTVDIWSVGCIMAEMITGKTLFKGSDHLDQLKEIMKVTGTPPAEFVQRLQSDEAKNYMKGLPELEKKDFASILTNASPLAVNLLEKMLVLDAEQRVTAAEALAHPYFESLHDTEDEPQVQKYDDSFDDVDRTLDEWKRVTYKEVLSFKPPRQLGARVSKETAL from the exons ATGCGTCACGAGAAC GTGATTGGGCTGCTGGACGTATTCACTCCTGATGAGACCCTGGATGACTTCACAGACTT TTACCTGGTGATGCCATTCATGGGCACCGACCTGGGCAAGCTCATGAAACATGAGAAGCTGGGCGAGGACCGGATCCAGTTCCTCGTGTACCAGATGCTGAAGGGGTTGAGG TATATCCATGCTGCCGGCATCATCCACAGAGTGAGTCCTGGTGGAGGAGCCAGCCATCAGCCCTCCCCCAGCGCAATCCCCTGCCTCCACGTCCTACCT GACCTGAAGCCTGGCAACCTGGCTGTGAACGAAGACTGTGAGCTGAAG ATCCTGGACTTTGGCCTGGCCAGGCAGGCAGACAGTGAGATGACTGGGTATGTGGTGACCCGGTGGTACCGGGCACCCGAGGTCATCTTGAATTGGATGCGCTACACGCAGACGG TGGACATCTGGTCTGTGGGCTGCATCATGGCGGAGATGATCACAGGCAAGACGCTGTTCAAGGGCAGCGACC ACCTGGACCAGCTGAAGGAGATCATGAAGGTGACAGGGACGCCTCCAGCTGAGTTTGTGCAGCGGCTGCAGAGTGATGAG GCCAAGAACTACATGAAGGGCCTCCCCGAGTTGGAGAAGAAGGATTTTGCCTCCATCCTGACCAATGCAAGCCCTCTGG CTGTGAACCTCCTGGAGAAGATGCTGGTGCTGGATGCGGAGCAGCGGGTGACAGCAGCCGAGGCACTGGCCCATCCCTACTTCGAGTCCCTGCACGACACAGAAGATGAGCCCCAGGTCCAGAAGTATGACGACTCCTTTGATGACGTGGACCGCACGCTGGATGAATGGAAGC